GAAAGGCTTGGAAGGACAACAATATGAATATATCTGTGAACTAAAATTTGATGGTGTAGCCTTGTCGGTATGGTACGAAAATGGCGTTATTGTAAAGGGTGTAACCCGTGGCGATGGCGTTCGGGGCGACGACATTACGGCCAATGTCAAAACCATCAAAACTTTACCTCTTAAAGTGCAAGCTACGGGTTTGCCAGTACAATTTGAAGTAAGAGGTGAGGGCTTTTTGCCATTGTCGTCTTTTGAAGCTATCAACAAAGAGCGTGAAGATATTGGTGAAGCCCTTTTGGCCAACCCACGAAATGCCGCATCTGGTACTTTCAAAATGCAAGATTCGTCGGTGGTAGCCAAACGAAAGCTAGATTTTTATGTATATCAATTCCTTTCCGAAACCGATACCTTTGCCACACACGAAGAAAGCTTACACTGGCTCAAATCGGCAGGATTTAATATTTCGGATACATGGGAAAAATGCCGTAATATTCAAGACGTACTGGCTTTTATTGAAAAATGGGAAGACAAACGCCATAGCCTGCCACTCAATACCGATGGTATTGTTGTGAAAATCAACTCGTTTACACAACGTGAACAATTAGGCTTTACGGCAAAGTCGCCTCGTTGGGCTATTGCTTACAAATACAAGGCCGAGTCGGCTAGTACTACATTGGAGTCGATAAGCTATCAGGTAGGTCGTACAGGCAATATTACGCCCGTAGCCAATTTAAAACCCGTACATTTGGCAGGTACGGTTGTAAAGCGTGCTAGCGTACACAATGCCAATGAAATAGAACGATTGGATTTACATATTGGCGACACCGTATTTGTAGAAAAAGGAGGCGAAATTATTCCTAAAATCACTGGCGTAGACCTTAGCAAGCGAAAAGATAGTTTTGAAGAAATCCATTTTCCAGAAGTTTGCCCTGAATGTAGCACTCCATTAATCAGGAAAGAAGGAGAAGCCAACCATTATTGTCCCAACGAAAAAGGATGTCCGCCCCAAATCAAGGGTAAAATCGAGCATTTTATTCAGCGAAAAGCCATGAATATCGAAAATATTGGGACCGAAACAATAGAATCTTTTTACCAAAAAGGCTTATTGAATAGCCCAGCCGATTTGTACACTTTGAAAAAGGAAGATATGGAAGGCATGGAAGGGTTTAAAGCAAAGTCGATTAATAATATTTTATCGGGTATCGAAAAATCAAAGGAAATTCCATTCAAACAAGTACTTTTTGCTATCGGAATTCGGTATGTGGGGGCTACAGTAGCCGAAAAACTTACCAACCATTTTCTAACAATCGATTCCCTTGAAAAAGCCACTTACGAAGAGCTGATTCAAGTACCCGAAATTGGCGACCGTATTGCCCAAAGTATCGTTGCGTATTTTCAAGACAACGAAAATGTACAATTTATCGACAGCCTAAAAAAGGCAGGATTACAGTTTGTGCATATTCCTACCGAAATTGTTGTAGAAGGAAATGCTTTGGAAGGAAAAACTTTTGTAATTTCGGGTGTTTTTCAAAACTTTGGCCGAGACGAACTCAAAACGAAAATTGAAGCAAACGGAGGGAAAGTCCTCAGTGGTGTATCAAAAAAGCTGAACTATTTGTTGGCAGGAGCAGAAGCAGGCCCTTCAAAAATCGAAAAAGCTGAAAAAATGGGTGTAAGTATTATTTCGGAAGAAGATTTTTTGGCCATGTTAGTAGCATAAGTTATAGGAAATAGGTTTTCCTAATAGGATAAAATCGAGTAACCATTATCTAATTAATTACTGAAACATTGAAAAGTAATGTTTCAACCAAACACAAATTATAATGAGACCAAAATTTCATGGTGTAGCTCCCGCATTAGTAACCCCAATGTTTGAGGATGGGAGTATCGACTACGATGGATTAAAAGCTTTAATTCATCATGTAAGCGACGGAGGAGTCGATTATTTAGTTGTTCAAGGTACTACTGGCGAATCAGCTACAACATCTAAGGAAGAAAAGAAGCGTATTCTGGACTTCATCAAAGAAAACAACTACAAGAATCTTCCAATCGTTTACGGAGTAGGTGGTAACAATACGCCAGAAGTGGTTAAATATTTACAAGAAGTAGATTTGTCGGGTGTCGATGCTATTCTTTCGGTATGCCCTTACTACAACAAGCCAGGGGCAAGAGGCGTAATTGCACATTATACTGCTATTGCCGATGCTTCGCCTGTGCCTGTAATTATGTATAATATTCCGGGGCGTACGGGTATCAATATGTCGGCTGCTACTACATTGACATTGGCACAGCACCCCAATATTATTGGCATCAAAGAAGCCTCATGTATTATTGAACAATGCATGGAAATTAATAAAGATAAGCCAGAGGATTTCTTGTTGATTTCGGGCGACGACGTGCAGGGTGTACCTATTATTGCTTGTGGAGGCGTAGGCGTAATGTCGGTAATTGCCAATGCTGTTCCGGCTAAATTTACACAAATGATTCATGCTGCCTTAGACGGTGACTTCAAAACAGCACGAACAACCCTCGGCGACTTCTTGGCAATAGACCCGCTTTTGTATGAAGAAGGAAACCCTGTAGGCGTGAAAAAAATCCTTGAAATTAAAGGGATTTCAGGCTCGGATGTTCGTTTACCATTGGTAAAAGCTTCTGAAGAACTTGGCCAAAGAATGCAAGTTATACTAGCAAAAGACCATTTATTATAAAACTCAACACAAAAGGCAATGCAAGCATTTTATTGATTTCATTGCCTTTTTCTTTTCCTTTTTACCAATTTTAAACTCATTATAATCATGTTTGTTCATATTGTAAATTTCTGGTTAAAACCAGATTTGTCTACCGAAGACCGTCAAAAATTTATTGAGGGTGTAAGTTCTTTGGGTACTATCAACGGTTTAGTAACGTTTAATATAGGAACACCCGCAGCAACCGACCGCCCTGTGATTGATAAAAGCTATGATTTTAACCTTTTAACAGTTTTTAACAACATAGAAGGACACGATGCGTACCAAATTGACCCAATCCACCTTAAATTTGTGGAAGAATGTAACCACCTCTGGGACAGAGTGCTAATTTATGATGCAGAAAGTATTTAAAAATATTACCCCAAAGTGCTATTTAGTAGGTTTGATAAGTGTCATTACGATGTCATGTGCCAAACCGCCTCAAACAAGCTCTTATTATCGCCCCAACTATCAAACAGGTGGGTACGACTCTGGCTTAGGACTAGGTTTTGGCGTAGCCGACAAATATCCTATTGAGATATTTCAGGGTACAGAACGACCAGAAAATGCCATTGAAGAAATCGAAAAGCTGACTATTTCGGCCGAATACCCTCTAACTCAAGACCAAGAATACAAAGGTAGAATGTTGAAACGAGGAAACGACGAACAACAGAAACGTGATTTGATGAATCAATTGGTAGAAAAAGCTCAGGATTTAGGAGCAAGTGGATTAGTAAATGTAAATTATAAAGTATTTTCGACGGCAAAAACTTCGGGTTATATACTTACTGGTACAGCTTATAGATACGTTTTAAAACCTCAGGTTAAATCAAATTATTAGGGTGTTGAGGGCTTAAAACAAAAGAGTGCATACAACAAACAAAAATCTCCTATTATTTTGCGGTACGTAAAATAATAGGAGATTTTGTTTTGAAGCTGTTTTATTCTTAAATGGCTCTTATTTCACCATTTAAAAAATAAACCTCTGTATCGATCTTATCGGGGCCATCACCGTATATCCAAATTAGCTCTTGGGTAGATTTAGTTCTGCCATTTACAACTGCTCCTACCTTGTTTAAGGTTGTTAACTTTTCTTGGCTGGCTTTGGTGATACTATTGTAACTGGTAATTTTGTTACCCGATAAGTCATAACAGCTCACCGTTTTACGGGTTTTATCTATATGCAAATTCGTGTCTGCCCTATAGGCTTCTATATCTATTTCTTCAGGGCCATCGCCATATTGCCAAATATAACCGTGTGCCACCTTTAATTTACCACTTGCTACTTGGCTTATCCATGAAGAGGAGTATTTCATCGCCTTTGAGGCAACATAGACACTGGCAAACACTTTTATTTTTTTTCCGTTTAAATCATACTGAGTTACGATTTTAGCATCATTCTCTCGAATAACATTTTCTAATTCTCCTTTGTATTCATCCCCTTTCCTTCTCCAGATGAAAGACCCATAGGTATGTGTGGGGTTATCAATAAAGTTTCGAATAGTTGGCATACCGATTCCTGTTTTTTCGGAGGCTTCTGTGATAGAATCGTAAGAGGCTACCTTTGTTCCATCTTTCGTATATTGTACTACAGCTATAGCCGTAATACTTACTTTGGTAGGTTTCGGAGCAATATATTCGGGCTGGGCTGTACTTTCTTCTGCCGTAGCATACCGCCAAACGAAACCTCCTGCGGTATAATTTTTGCCAGTTACATTTTTTTGAATAGCATCGGGGGTTAGGCCTATCGTTTCGGCCGCTGCTACTATGCTAGGAAAAATATCCAAAATATTTCCTGAGCGGTCTAATTTTACAACGGCTTTTGTTTTGCTGAAATCTTTATGCTCGCCTTCGTAGGGTTGATTTTCTCTTCGCCATACATAACCACCACAAGTTTTACTTTGTCCTTTTAGGCAATCTCGTATAGAAGAGTCATTTAATCCAAGGGATTTGGCGGCCAAGGTTATAGAGGGAAATTTACCTATAAACTCCCCTGATTTGGTATATTGACAAACCGAAACCTTTAAGGCTCTACGGGTAAAATTGCCTTCGTAAATATCGCCTTCGTATCGCCATACAAAACCACTTGCAAATTTACTCTTGAGTAAAGCACATTTAGAAATACTATCTGCGGTAATGCCTGTTGCATAAGATGCCCCTGATACTGAATTATAGGTTTTGAGTAGTGTTCCTTCTATTGTATATTGATTTACTTTTTTGGTCTTTGAAAAACTGGCATTTTCTCCTTGATACGGGTCTGTTTCATAACGAAATACAAAACCCTTCAACTGAATATGTTTCTTCTTTAAAACATCTTTAATATTACTTCGTAAAAGTTGGGTAGCCTCTGCGGCAGCACAGATACTCGGAAAATGATTAAGTACCTCTCCTTGTAAATTATACTGTATCACAGCTTTACTATGCTTCTGTACGATTACTGACTTACTTTTCAGAGATCTTCTTTCCTTTTTAACTTGATCATAAAAAATATACGTACTATTGCTGGCTTCCAAATTTGCTATTTTGTTGTTAAGGTTATCTCCATCTTTATGAATAATTTTTAGTTTATCGGTATCATAGTTTAGCTTTTTTACAAAACAGTCATATACTAATCTGTTTACTTGAAGTATACAACTTAAACCTTCATAACGTATGTGAACACTTAATTGAAAAGTATAATCGTTGGTATGATTATTAAGCGTGCCTGTTATATATTGAGAGAATATACGTTCTTTGGTATAGTATGGTTTGTGTCCATCAACTGAAATAATGAGACGTGGCAATGCTTTGACACGTCCCATATTAGATACCATAAAACATTCATCAAATTGAGGAATACCTATCCATTCTTCGCCTTCAAGATTCACTAGAGAGGTATTCATGAAAGGATAACCTGAGAAATCGCCCAATTGAAGGGCTTTGCTTTTTGAAATGATTCTTGGCTTTTTTTCCATCGTGGCAAGAAAGGGTTTTAGGTTTTAATAGAACGTTTTTTTGTTCGATTTATAAGAACTATTTAAACTCTTTTGTAAATATTTGGATGAGTAAACTTAATAAAATTATCAGAATTTATAAGTTTTCATTCAAAAAATAACAGCCAAATTCTATAAATCGTTGTTCTGTTTGTCCCCTCATTCTGTGAATTTCATTATTCTTGGAAGCCAATAAGAGGTTGCTTCCTTTTTCTATATAAGTCTATTTTATGGCTCTATTATATAAATATTGAAGTAAAATGCAAAAAAATACCCCAACAAAACCATTGAGGCAATCCTAGTAAATTATAGAGGTTGTTTTGGAACTTTTATATTCGGTAGCAAGTAGGATAGGGCATTTGAGATATAGAAATTTAGAGCTAGGGCAAAGGCATGATAGACATTATATCTGTTTTTAGGGAAACTTTACCAATATTATTGAATTGTTGGCAAAATTAAAAAGGGGCAAATTTCTGCTTTTTGAGGGCTTTTGACTTAGCTGTTTTTTCAAACCCAATAAAAATAATCTTACCCCTACTTTTATTTTTCTCAAGAAATATAGATGATAGAACTTTTAAAAGTGGTTAGGTAATGCCTAACGTTATACAAATACGTTGTTGGCCGCTTGGTAGGTTTGGTTAAATTGCCCCGAAGTCAAAAGACTACTGATGGTATTTCGGACGGTATTAATTCTTCCCTGATAATTGCTTGCTCCTATACTGCACAAATTACGAAATGCTTTTTCATAATCTCCTCCTGTATTCAAGGCATTGGCAATTCTGTCGTTTGTACCTCGTCCCTGATGCCTAATATCGCAAACCATTGCACACACTTTGGCAGGGGCACCATCTAAGCCAAATCTTTGATGATAACTTTTCATGTTTTCCTGAAAAAATTGAATCGCTAATTCTACTTGAACAGCCTTATGCTTAGGGTCGTTGATAGCCCAGTGTATCATTCTGGCCGAACAAATCAACTCTTGGTTTTCTACCTCGTCGAGGCTTGGGTTAAAGTAATCCATAAGCCCTTGTGTCGAGCTATTACTTTCGAGTTGTGTAATGGTATTACCATTTTGATAATGAATCCTATTGTTTACTAAAATCAATCGAGGAAAATAAAGATTGGCATTAGGTAAAGTTAATAGTTTTCGCAGAAATCGCACAAAGTCGCCTTCGGGTACGTGTACGGCGTATTGCATAAAACCAAAAGTGAATTTGGCTCGGTCGTAGGTATTTAAGCAACTGTACGAGTTATTGCTTTCGGCTCGTGCTGTTGGAGCAATAAAATACGCCCAAAAGTCGTGCTGTTGAGCAAATGATGCAGGGTTATAACTTCCTTGATTTACAACCAAAGTGTTATAAAGCCCGAATTTGTTGCCATCGTACAAGGTTTTATAACCAACCAAAAACCTTGCTTGGTCCGAATTGTTGAGTTTGGCATAATAGGCAGTTCTACCATTGGGCAAAACCGACTGAGATATAGAAAAGTCGTACGGCATAGTGTGGAAAGAATTATTGTTTGAAAAGAAGTATAAATACAATAGGTAATATACTGAACAGCGTATTTATAATACTAGTGGTAGTGGAGGGGCATACTTGTTGTTGTGTAAGATTAAGGATATTTTTGAATATATCAAAAAAGCTTAGTGAATACTTATTATTCGGTTGATAATCAGTGATATATAGTGTTTTTTGAGGTTGTTGAAAAAAATAATAGGGCTGTTTATGCCAGAGGGTTGACTTTTTATTATTAGTATATTTCTCAATGAATTAGCTAAGTGAAAAATTATAAAAGTTTAGATAACACAACGATTCATTAGCTATTTTTTATAAAAATTAAGATGGTAAAATATAAAATTACGAAATATCGTAGTTGAAATATTTACAAAAAATATCTAATGGTCTGATTATTAGTTATTTGTGATTTTGGAGTGATATTTGGCTTTAGAATAGGTAGTTAATTTCTAAACAATATATAACCCCCAAAATTATGAAAGCAAATTTTAACCTCAGCAACAACCGTAAATTAGGCTTTAGAGCTAGCCTTTTCGTTTCAGCTCTTTTTTCGATGTTAGTATTATCGGTTGCTATCAATGCACAAACCAAGCGTGTGCCTGGCGGTTTAGGACGAGAAGAATACATTGAGGTAGAAAAGAATGTAAAGCTCCATGTTACCGACTTGGGTGAAGGCCCCGTTGTGGTATTAATTCATGGATGGCCACTTGGCGATGCCATGTACGAGTATCAATATCAATATTTAGTTCAAAGAAATTACCGAGTAATCGGCATTACACTCAGAGGGTTCGGTAAGTCGGATAAACCCTATGGAAAGTATAATTATGATGTATACGCCGACGATATTAAGGTGATTTTGGACAAACTCAATATCCAAAATGCTACTTTAGGTGGTTTTTCGATGGGTGGAGCTATATCTATTCATTATACAGCCAAGTACAAGGCCGCTCATATCAATAAACTGGTTTTGTTTGGAGCAGCAGCACCTATCTGGACCAAAAAAGAGAATGTAGATGGACTAATAGAGTTAAGCAGAGAAAATAGACCACAATTATTAGAAAACTTTGGTAAAATATTTGGTGCTACCGAAACCGCCGTTTCGCCTGCATTGGGTGCTTGGTTGGGGGCTATCAATATGGAAGCTTCGCCTTATGCTACCACTCAAAGCCTAATTGCGTTAAGAGATGCAGACCTACGAGAGGACTTAGATAAAATTAAAGTTCCTACTGCTATTTTTCATGGTACAAAAGACAAAATTTGTGACTTTAGTTTGGCTGAACAAATGCACGCAGGCATCAAAAATTCGTATATCGTA
The DNA window shown above is from Flectobacillus major DSM 103 and carries:
- the ligA gene encoding NAD-dependent DNA ligase LigA translates to MNPQEQIQILTDKINYYNHQYYMNSESEISDYEFDNLLEQLQALEAQYPDLVRPDSPSHRVGGAIAKEFESVTHRFPMLSLGNTYNAQELIDFDERVQKGLEGQQYEYICELKFDGVALSVWYENGVIVKGVTRGDGVRGDDITANVKTIKTLPLKVQATGLPVQFEVRGEGFLPLSSFEAINKEREDIGEALLANPRNAASGTFKMQDSSVVAKRKLDFYVYQFLSETDTFATHEESLHWLKSAGFNISDTWEKCRNIQDVLAFIEKWEDKRHSLPLNTDGIVVKINSFTQREQLGFTAKSPRWAIAYKYKAESASTTLESISYQVGRTGNITPVANLKPVHLAGTVVKRASVHNANEIERLDLHIGDTVFVEKGGEIIPKITGVDLSKRKDSFEEIHFPEVCPECSTPLIRKEGEANHYCPNEKGCPPQIKGKIEHFIQRKAMNIENIGTETIESFYQKGLLNSPADLYTLKKEDMEGMEGFKAKSINNILSGIEKSKEIPFKQVLFAIGIRYVGATVAEKLTNHFLTIDSLEKATYEELIQVPEIGDRIAQSIVAYFQDNENVQFIDSLKKAGLQFVHIPTEIVVEGNALEGKTFVISGVFQNFGRDELKTKIEANGGKVLSGVSKKLNYLLAGAEAGPSKIEKAEKMGVSIISEEDFLAMLVA
- the dapA gene encoding 4-hydroxy-tetrahydrodipicolinate synthase; translation: MRPKFHGVAPALVTPMFEDGSIDYDGLKALIHHVSDGGVDYLVVQGTTGESATTSKEEKKRILDFIKENNYKNLPIVYGVGGNNTPEVVKYLQEVDLSGVDAILSVCPYYNKPGARGVIAHYTAIADASPVPVIMYNIPGRTGINMSAATTLTLAQHPNIIGIKEASCIIEQCMEINKDKPEDFLLISGDDVQGVPIIACGGVGVMSVIANAVPAKFTQMIHAALDGDFKTARTTLGDFLAIDPLLYEEGNPVGVKKILEIKGISGSDVRLPLVKASEELGQRMQVILAKDHLL
- a CDS encoding Dabb family protein, yielding MFVHIVNFWLKPDLSTEDRQKFIEGVSSLGTINGLVTFNIGTPAATDRPVIDKSYDFNLLTVFNNIEGHDAYQIDPIHLKFVEECNHLWDRVLIYDAESI
- a CDS encoding NUMOD1 domain-containing DNA-binding protein, producing the protein MEKKPRIISKSKALQLGDFSGYPFMNTSLVNLEGEEWIGIPQFDECFMVSNMGRVKALPRLIISVDGHKPYYTKERIFSQYITGTLNNHTNDYTFQLSVHIRYEGLSCILQVNRLVYDCFVKKLNYDTDKLKIIHKDGDNLNNKIANLEASNSTYIFYDQVKKERRSLKSKSVIVQKHSKAVIQYNLQGEVLNHFPSICAAAEATQLLRSNIKDVLKKKHIQLKGFVFRYETDPYQGENASFSKTKKVNQYTIEGTLLKTYNSVSGASYATGITADSISKCALLKSKFASGFVWRYEGDIYEGNFTRRALKVSVCQYTKSGEFIGKFPSITLAAKSLGLNDSSIRDCLKGQSKTCGGYVWRRENQPYEGEHKDFSKTKAVVKLDRSGNILDIFPSIVAAAETIGLTPDAIQKNVTGKNYTAGGFVWRYATAEESTAQPEYIAPKPTKVSITAIAVVQYTKDGTKVASYDSITEASEKTGIGMPTIRNFIDNPTHTYGSFIWRRKGDEYKGELENVIRENDAKIVTQYDLNGKKIKVFASVYVASKAMKYSSSWISQVASGKLKVAHGYIWQYGDGPEEIDIEAYRADTNLHIDKTRKTVSCYDLSGNKITSYNSITKASQEKLTTLNKVGAVVNGRTKSTQELIWIYGDGPDKIDTEVYFLNGEIRAI
- a CDS encoding alpha/beta fold hydrolase, whose translation is MKANFNLSNNRKLGFRASLFVSALFSMLVLSVAINAQTKRVPGGLGREEYIEVEKNVKLHVTDLGEGPVVVLIHGWPLGDAMYEYQYQYLVQRNYRVIGITLRGFGKSDKPYGKYNYDVYADDIKVILDKLNIQNATLGGFSMGGAISIHYTAKYKAAHINKLVLFGAAAPIWTKKENVDGLIELSRENRPQLLENFGKIFGATETAVSPALGAWLGAINMEASPYATTQSLIALRDADLREDLDKIKVPTAIFHGTKDKICDFSLAEQMHAGIKNSYIVKFENSGHALFIEELPKFNTELLAFLKK